In Comamonadaceae bacterium OS-1, a single window of DNA contains:
- the gmhA gene encoding phosphoheptose isomerase, with amino-acid sequence MIEQRIQQHFIDSADLKYQSAQPLSKPIAAGIQAMLAAVTSGGKVLACGNGGSAADAQHFAAEFVGRFERERPELGAIALTTDSSIITAIGNDYNFDVIFAKQVRALGQPGDVLLAITTSGNSANVLLAIEAAHEREMTVVAMTGKGGGKMIAALRETDVHICVPHDRTARIQEVHLLVLHCLCDGVDSQLLGDIEPSL; translated from the coding sequence ATGATTGAACAACGCATTCAGCAACATTTCATTGACAGCGCCGATCTGAAGTACCAGTCGGCGCAGCCACTCAGCAAACCCATCGCGGCGGGCATCCAGGCCATGCTGGCGGCTGTGACCAGTGGCGGCAAGGTGCTGGCCTGCGGTAACGGCGGCTCGGCGGCCGATGCGCAGCACTTTGCGGCGGAGTTCGTGGGGCGGTTCGAGCGCGAGCGGCCCGAGCTGGGCGCGATTGCGCTCACCACCGACAGCTCCATCATTACCGCCATCGGCAACGACTACAACTTTGACGTGATCTTCGCCAAGCAGGTGCGCGCCTTGGGCCAGCCCGGCGACGTGCTGCTGGCCATCACCACCAGTGGCAATTCGGCCAATGTGCTGCTGGCCATCGAAGCCGCCCACGAGCGCGAGATGACCGTGGTGGCCATGACCGGCAAGGGCGGCGGCAAGATGATTGCTGCGCTGCGTGAAACCGATGTGCACATCTGCGTGCCGCACGACCGCACCGCGCGCATCCAGGAGGTCCATTTGCTGGTACTGCACTGCCTGTGCGACGGCGTAGATTCCCAGTTGCTGGGCGATATCGAACCCTCGCTTTAA
- the rsmI_2 gene encoding ribosomal RNA small subunit methyltransferase I has protein sequence MKAAQEAAASQHYPAGTLYIVATPIGNLCDISLRALHVLGLVDAIACEDTRHTQALLRAYGIDKSSAQLLAVHQHNETEAAQNVVRRLQQGERIAYASDAGTPAISDPGARVVAAARAVGIAVVPLPGASSITAALSAAGIVQDTGFVFTGFLPSKATERDNAALALLAEPRAVVLLEAPHRIEALARSLACLGPRPVTVAREITKQFEEIATVPAQDLVAWLAAQSSRTRGEFVLVIHPAPPSEAPAQDLRVLKLLLAELPLKTAVQLCADITGQPRKGLYSAALELKENSDEDS, from the coding sequence TTGAAAGCCGCCCAGGAGGCAGCCGCTTCGCAGCATTATCCGGCGGGCACGCTGTACATCGTGGCCACACCCATCGGCAATCTGTGCGACATCAGCCTGCGGGCCCTGCACGTGCTGGGTCTGGTGGATGCCATTGCCTGCGAGGACACGCGCCACACCCAGGCCCTGCTGCGCGCCTACGGCATCGACAAATCCAGCGCCCAGCTGCTGGCGGTGCACCAGCACAACGAGACCGAGGCCGCGCAAAACGTGGTGCGGCGGCTGCAACAGGGCGAGCGCATCGCCTACGCCAGCGACGCAGGCACCCCGGCCATCAGCGACCCCGGCGCACGGGTGGTGGCAGCGGCGCGGGCCGTGGGTATTGCGGTGGTGCCGCTGCCCGGTGCCAGCAGCATCACGGCGGCGCTGAGTGCGGCGGGCATCGTACAGGACACGGGTTTTGTGTTCACCGGCTTTTTGCCCAGCAAGGCCACCGAGCGCGACAACGCCGCCCTGGCGCTGCTGGCCGAGCCGCGCGCCGTGGTGCTGCTGGAAGCGCCGCACCGCATCGAGGCCCTGGCCCGCAGCCTGGCCTGCCTGGGCCCCCGCCCGGTGACGGTGGCACGCGAGATCACCAAGCAGTTTGAAGAAATCGCCACCGTGCCCGCGCAGGACCTGGTGGCCTGGCTGGCTGCCCAGTCGTCACGCACGCGGGGGGAGTTTGTGCTGGTCATCCACCCTGCCCCGCCGTCGGAGGCCCCGGCGCAAGACCTGCGGGTGCTCAAGCTGCTGCTGGCCGAGCTGCCGCTGAAAACCGCAGTGCAGCTCTGCGCCGACATCACCGGCCAGCCGCGCAAAGGCCTGTACAGCGCTGCGCTGGAACTCAAAGAGAATTCAGACGAAGACTCCTGA